One part of the Quercus lobata isolate SW786 chromosome 7, ValleyOak3.0 Primary Assembly, whole genome shotgun sequence genome encodes these proteins:
- the LOC115954253 gene encoding protein MLP2-like has product MQTGEHPQLQQQLMVQNSSGSLSFNSNLSKEDEEMSRSALSNFRAKEEEIERKKMEVREKVQAQLGRVEEETKRLATIREELEGLADPMRKEVALVRKKIDAVNKELKPLGHTCQKKEKEYKDALEAFNDKNKEKVQLITKLMELVSESERLRLKKLEELSKNIDSLQ; this is encoded by the exons ATGCAGACAGGTGAACACCCTCAGCTCCAGCAACAGTTAATGGTGCAGAACTCATCAGGAAGTCTGAGCTTCAACAGCAATTTAtccaaagaagatgaagagatGTCAAGGTCAGCTCTCTCTAATTTCAGGGCCAAGGAGGAAGAGATTGagaggaagaagatggaggTCAGAGAGAAAGTTCAAGCTCAGTTAGGCCGTGTTGAAGAAGAAACTAAGCGTTTGGCCACAATTCGTGAG gagcttgaagggcttgCTGATCCCATGAGAAAGGAAGTTGCTCTGGTCCGGAAGAAGATCGATGCAGTGAACAAAGAATTAAAGCCACTAGGGCATACCTGCCAGAAGAAG GAGAAAGAATACAAAGACGCACTAGAGGCTTTCAATGATAAGAACAAGGAAAAAGTACAGCTTATAACCAAATTAATGGAG CTGGTGAGTGAAAGTGAGAGGTTGAGGTTGAAGAAGCTGGAAGAGTTGAGTAAGAACATAGATTCACTACAATGA